One window of the Actinomyces procaprae genome contains the following:
- a CDS encoding RAMP superfamily CRISPR-associated protein: protein MSITRYELTIRLRTASPLHSGGIDEFVDRTRSKEERKSVPRRFVRDGHGHPIITGRSVKGAVWAACRRYVKDHGDAGLTLADLDFLQGLAEDNRAGALTFRSIDLNKVAERERKPKKDQAAKDPLITRTGIAVDRYWGTAGDTALFQHEYVPAGKSLELVITAQVGTLDGAGDPSASTGNAPSESAHKLKDPEATVERLFALIVALFAQERIAFGGRRSAGWGRVRLDEAKSSTSGPPTLGRPWTLVKTPLASKNDLLDWLATSDKQRSPLEPANIAASGLTRITITWDSPTGILVAETPSEDDGNEQQNNGNETVPTNPLRSGPGETDPLVLPGSSVRGALRSRASRIARTVLAARRPDQMSNWQNWDVHKQLAHDPTLVRDLFGSTKHRGALTVLDTVASSDGTGRKVTHNAGDRWTGGVAEGALYSEMVYDNAKWNDIVLELDADALPGSDDRRKAAWCLLGLVIAELSTGTLPLGSRGTRGMGQVSVSAVRVETGNSLIPGWSLTAKADDSESLARGILAELREIDIAANPNAGEGWEGWSSYLDDRTPNAAKKTEEAAHV from the coding sequence ATGAGCATCACCCGCTACGAACTGACGATTCGGCTGCGGACGGCTTCACCGCTGCACTCGGGCGGGATCGACGAGTTCGTCGATCGCACCCGCTCAAAGGAGGAGCGCAAGTCCGTGCCGCGGCGCTTCGTCCGCGACGGGCACGGACATCCGATCATCACCGGCCGCTCGGTCAAGGGCGCAGTGTGGGCGGCGTGCCGCAGGTACGTGAAGGATCACGGCGACGCCGGGCTCACGCTTGCCGATCTCGATTTCCTTCAGGGACTGGCCGAAGACAACCGGGCAGGTGCACTGACCTTCCGCTCCATCGACTTGAACAAGGTGGCTGAGCGCGAGCGCAAACCGAAGAAGGACCAGGCCGCGAAAGACCCGCTGATCACCCGCACCGGCATCGCCGTCGACCGTTACTGGGGCACGGCAGGGGATACGGCCCTGTTCCAGCACGAGTATGTGCCGGCGGGCAAGTCCCTGGAGCTGGTGATCACCGCACAGGTCGGCACGCTGGACGGCGCGGGGGACCCGAGCGCGTCAACCGGCAATGCTCCATCCGAGAGCGCGCACAAGTTGAAGGACCCGGAAGCCACTGTGGAGCGACTGTTCGCGCTCATCGTCGCCCTGTTCGCGCAGGAGCGCATAGCCTTCGGCGGGCGCAGGAGTGCCGGCTGGGGCCGGGTGCGACTGGATGAGGCGAAGTCGAGTACATCGGGGCCGCCTACATTGGGCAGGCCGTGGACCCTGGTGAAGACTCCCCTGGCGAGCAAGAATGACCTGTTGGACTGGCTTGCGACGTCGGATAAGCAGCGCAGTCCGCTCGAGCCGGCGAATATAGCCGCGTCCGGCCTGACCAGAATCACCATCACCTGGGACAGCCCCACTGGCATCCTTGTGGCTGAGACGCCGTCCGAGGATGACGGAAACGAACAACAGAACAATGGCAACGAAACGGTACCAACCAATCCGCTCCGCTCGGGACCGGGAGAAACAGACCCGCTGGTGCTGCCCGGGTCCTCGGTACGCGGAGCGCTGCGATCGCGCGCATCGCGCATCGCTCGCACGGTGCTGGCTGCGAGGCGACCGGATCAGATGTCGAACTGGCAGAACTGGGACGTCCACAAGCAGTTGGCTCACGACCCGACCCTGGTGCGCGACCTGTTCGGTTCAACCAAGCACCGCGGCGCACTGACGGTGCTGGACACCGTTGCCTCAAGCGACGGCACCGGACGCAAGGTGACGCACAACGCCGGGGACCGTTGGACCGGCGGCGTCGCGGAGGGCGCGCTGTACAGCGAGATGGTGTACGACAACGCCAAGTGGAATGACATCGTGCTTGAGCTCGATGCCGATGCCCTGCCAGGTAGCGATGACCGCCGGAAGGCGGCATGGTGCCTACTGGGCCTGGTCATCGCTGAGCTGAGTACCGGCACGCTGCCCCTGGGCAGCCGCGGTACTCGCGGGATGGGACAAGTGAGCGTATCCGCGGTGCGGGTAGAAACGGGCAACTCACTCATTCCCGGGTGGAGCCTGACCGCCAAGGCCGACGACTCCGAGTCCCTCGCGCGCGGCATCCTCGCCGAGCTCCGGGAGATCGACATCGCCGCCAATCCGAACGCGGGCGAGGGCTGGGAGGGCTGGTCGAGCTACCTCGACGACCGTACCCCCAACGCTGCAAAGAAGACTGAGGAGGCCGCCCATGTCTGA
- a CDS encoding transcriptional regulator, with product MADIATGRVRFRDVEPYDVPDSLDELRGPATGPVQLPAGVRWVSGDRTYDVGREYTGRLVYQAVLAEGLVDEQRRFLNRGRTIELWPVLNLDKRIVQLWEGRFPELHGRARQW from the coding sequence ATGGCAGACATTGCAACGGGACGGGTGCGGTTCCGCGACGTCGAGCCTTATGACGTACCGGATTCGCTCGACGAGTTACGGGGGCCGGCCACGGGGCCGGTGCAGTTGCCTGCCGGTGTGCGTTGGGTGTCCGGTGACCGCACCTATGACGTGGGTCGCGAGTACACAGGGAGACTCGTCTACCAGGCCGTGCTTGCCGAGGGCCTGGTAGACGAGCAGCGTCGGTTCCTCAACCGTGGCCGGACCATTGAGCTGTGGCCGGTGCTCAACCTTGACAAGAGGATCGTGCAGCTGTGGGAGGGGCGGTTTCCGGAGCTGCACGGGCGTGCGCGGCAGTGGTAG
- the cas2 gene encoding CRISPR-associated endonuclease Cas2, whose amino-acid sequence MAMIVILAYDVAADSRRTRLAAALESWGYRIQESVFQLRLEEGELDEVRERVNDIIDSRDDVVHLYPLCANCLGRAEVHGTAPALDDGGLYRGVW is encoded by the coding sequence ATGGCGATGATCGTTATTCTGGCCTACGACGTCGCGGCGGACTCTCGCCGCACCCGCCTGGCCGCGGCGCTGGAGAGCTGGGGATACCGGATTCAGGAGTCGGTGTTCCAGCTGCGGCTGGAGGAGGGGGAGCTCGACGAGGTGCGTGAGCGTGTCAATGACATCATCGACTCCCGGGACGATGTGGTTCACCTCTATCCGTTGTGCGCGAACTGCCTGGGGCGCGCTGAGGTGCACGGCACCGCCCCGGCCCTTGACGACGGCGGCCTGTACCGCGGGGTGTGGTGA